Proteins encoded by one window of Chanos chanos chromosome 7, fChaCha1.1, whole genome shotgun sequence:
- the hapstr1b gene encoding HUWE1-associated protein modifying stress responses: protein MEEKKEEGEAEIQEHGPEHWFSKWERQCLAEAEQEEPSEEETEQSQQKLWHLFQNSATAVAQLYKDRVCQQQGLSLWVPFQNAATAVTNLYKESIDAHQRSYDLGIQIGHQRRNKDVLAWVKKRRRTIRREDLISFLCGKVPPPRSSRAPPRLTVVSPSRPSSTETSSSVETDLQPFREAIALHGLSGAMASISMRSGAPGSPTHLSAGSAPSRRRNGLHDVDLNTFIAEEMALHLDNGTRKRSSAQCNDVITDSPTHKRNRMI, encoded by the exons AtggaagagaagaaggaggagggggaagCAGAGATCCAAGAACACGGCCCCGAACATTGGTTTTCCAAATGGGAGCGGCAGTGTTTGGCAGAGGCCGAACAAGAGGAACCGAgtgaagaagagacagagcaaagcCAACAAAAATTATGGCACCTCTTTCAGAATTCTGCCACTGCGGTCGCTCAGCTATATAAAG ATAGAGTTTGTCAACAGCAGGGGCTGTCCTTATGGGTCCCATTTCAAAATGCAGCAACTGCCGTCACCAACCTTTACAAAG AAAGCATAGATGCCCACCAACGAAGTTATGACCTTGGCATTCAGATTGGGCACCAGCGACGGAATAAAGATGTTTTGGCGtgggtgaaaaagaggaggcGGACCATCAGACGAGAGGATCTAATCAGTTTCCTGTGTGGCAAGGTCCCGCCCCCTCGCAGCTCCAGAGCCCCGCCCAGACTCACAGTGGTGTCACCAAGCCGACCATCTTCAACGGAAACCAGCTCCTCTGTGGAGACAGACCTGCAGCCTTTCCGAGAGGCCATTGCCCTGCATG GTCTAAGTGGAGCAATGGCGAGTATCAGCATGCGTTCTGGAGCCCCTGGCTCTCCTACACATTTGAGTGCTGGCTCCGCCCCCAGTCGTCGTAGAAATGGTCTCCATGATGTCGACCTGAACACTTTTATCGCAGAGGAAATGGCGCTTCACCTGGACAACGGCACCCGGAAACGAAGCTCCGCCCAGTGCAATGATGTCATCACAGACTCTCCTACCCACAAACGCAATAGAATGATCTGA